Genomic window (Salinigranum halophilum):
GATGGTCGTCAACGCGTGGCACCCCGCGAACGCCGCCGTCTCGACGCTGCCGCCGTGTCACTACACGTTCGTCTTCAACGTCCAGGGGGGCAAGCTGAACTGCCATCTCACCCAGCGAAGCGGTGACATCGCCCTCGGCGTCCCATTCAACATCGCCGCGTACGCGATGCTCGCGCAGGCCGTCGCCGCACAGACCGGATTCGAACTCGGACAGTTCGGGCACACCATCGTCGACGCCCACGTCTACTGCGGGACGGGACAGAGAGGCGACTGGTACGCCGACAACCTCGACCGCTTGCAGTCGCGGCTGGCGGCCGTCGGCTCGAAGGCGGAGTACCGCGACGTCCGCGAGTGGCTCGAGTCGGCGGCCCCACCGGAAGCGGCGGACGAAGAGCGGTACGACCACGTGCCCGGGCTCCTCGAACAGTGCTCGCGCGAGCCGGGCCCGAAGCCGACGCTCGACATCGCCGAGAAGCCGCTGGACGACCTGACGTTCGACGACATCGTCCTCAGCGGGTACGAGCCCGACGCCGGCATCCGTTTCGCGGTGGCCGAGTGAGATGAGCGAGAGCGACGTCGAGTACGTCCTCGTCGCGGCCGTCGCGGCGAACGGCGTCATCGGTCGGGAAGGCGAGATGCCGTGGCACCTCCCCGCGGACCTCCGACATTTCAAGGAGACGACGACGGGTCACCCGGTCGTGATGGGACGGCGCACCTACGAGTCCATCGCGGCGCAGCTCGGCGGGCCACTCCCCGACCGCCACAGCGTCGTCCTCTCCTCGCATGACCTCGACCTGCCCGCGGGGGCTACAGTCGTCGGCTCCGTCGAGGCGGCACGCCGCGCGGCCACGGACGCCGCAGCGCGGATGGGCGTCGAGACGGTGTACGTCGTCGGCGGTGCCACCGTCTACGAGCAGTTCCTCCCGGACGCGGACCGACTCGTCCTCACCGAACTCCGCGAGGCGTACGAGGGCGACACCACCTTTCCGGCGTACGACGAGGACGGGTGGGCCGAGGTCGAACGCGAGTCGCACGACGGCTTCGACTTCGTGACGTACGAGCGCGCCTGAGAGGCGTCGCCCCGGACACGAGCGCCGAAACGCTTGACTCGTTGGCGCGGCACGTGTTCGCATGGGTCTCGTCCCCGTCGAGACGGTCAGGCGGCGTCTCCGTGGGCTCTCCGAGGAGCGGTTCGTCGCGTTCGTCCGTGCGCTCTGGAGCGCACGCGGGGCGGAGACACGCGTCGTCGAAGGGACGGCTGTCGTTGAGGCGCGGCGGGACGGGCGGACGACACGCCTCGGCGTCGTCACGGGACGGCGGCTCCCACCCGAGGCCGACGGCCGAGACGTCGACGTGTTCGTCCTCGCCCGGCCCTCGTCGTCCGTCCGCGGGACGAACGCGTTCGAGGGGCGCATCGTCGACAGCGACGGTATCCACGGGATGCTGCTGTACGCGGTTCCCCGGTCGGTGGCCGAGGACCTCTGTCGGCGGTTTCTCGACCAGGCGCTCGTGACCGAGGCGGCCGACGCGAGGTCCGAGAGCGCACCCCGTGTGCCCGCGCACTCGGCGTCGCTCGTCGTCGGCCTGGTGGGGCTCGCTCTCCTCGTCGCCGGCGTCTTCGGGGGGCCGATGCTGTACGGAGGACCGAACCCGGTGTTCGGGGCACCCGCGTCGGTCGGGGCCGACCCGGTCGACGACGGCGAGACGGCCGAGTCCACCCCGACGAACGCGGATGACGCTGAAGAGCCGTCAGTCGACGCCGCGTCCTTCCCGCCAGGGCTCGGGCCCGACGGCGTCGCCGACGCCGGCGCGCTCGCCGACGCCCACGCGAAGGCGACGACGGGGCAGTCGTACCGGGTGACCATCACTCACCGTGAGTACGTCGACGGGCGGCCGACCGCCTACCGGCGTGAGACGGTGTTCGTCGCCGAGCCGACGGTGTACCGGACGGAACTGGAGGGAGCGGGGCGCTTCGAACGGGGACCGCTCGTCGTCTCGGGAGCGGAGGCGTTCGCCGACGGGGAGACGCGGTACCACCGCCGCGTCGTCGCCGACGAGTTCGAGGGGACTGACACCGTCGACTCCGAACCGGTCCGCGGGGTCAGAAACGGAGAGGGTCGGTACGCGGACCGGGTCGAACAGTACGTCGACTGGTATCTCTCGGTCTCCGACTCGGCTGTCGTCGACAGCATCGAGCGCGACGGGACCCGGTACTACTGGGTGCGCCTCGGCGCCGACACGTACCCGGGCGTCGAGAACTCCACGGGCAGCGCTCTCGTCGGCGAAGACGGCCTCGTCTACGAGGTCAGGCGGCAGTACGACTACCCCGGCTCGACCGGCGTTTCGGCCGTCGTGAGCATCCGGTACACCGACGTCGGAACGACGACGGTCACCCCTCCACGGTGGTACGACGAACACGTCGGGAGGACGAACGCGACGGCGAGGACGACCACACCGGCGGCTGTCACGAACGCGACGGCCACACCCGCGAACGCGACGGCGGGGGCGACCGACTGAGGCCGACCGCGTCGGCACGAACCGATATCTGCCGGTATCCCGTCCGCCGCGTGACGGTCGTACCTCCAATCGTGCCTGGCCATACCGACGTGTGACGGTAGAAGAGGTATATCCTCACGCCACGAAGGGTGAGTCATGGCGACTTCACCCGGTCCTGGTTCGGGGTCGTTCCCCGAAGCCCGCTTCTATCGCCTCGCGATGCAGTCCCTCCCCGACACGGTGTTCGTCGCGTCCAGCGACGGACGCATCAGCTGGGTCTGTGACAACGTGTCCGCGGTCTTCGGGCCGGAACCGGCGACCATCGTCGAGTCGGAGACGGTCGCCTCGCTGCTGTCTCCGGCGTTCGTCGACCCACTCGCCCCCGATACGCGACGGCTCGAGAACCAGCCGGTCACCGTCACCGACAGCGACGGCGTCGCCCACCACTTCCTCGTGACCGTCACGCGCATGGTCGACGACGAGGCGGACGAAGTCGACGCTGTAGGAGCGGACGAGGTCGATGCTGTGGACGGCCCGCTCGTGTACGCCTGCCGCGACGTGACCGACACCGAGCGGTTGAGGGGGGAACTCGCCGAGCTGTTCGACAGAATCACCGACGGGTTCGTCGCGCTCGATACGGAGTTCGTCATCACCGACGTTAACGACCACGCCGTGGAGCTGTTCGGGCGGCCCCGGACGGACCTCGTCGGCACACACCTCTGGTCGTTCTCGCCCGACCCCGAGTCGACCCGGGCGTTCGAACTCTTCCCGCTGGCGCTGGAGACTGGCGAGCCGCTGTCGTACGAGACCTACTTCGAGCCGCAAGACCGCTGGTACGAGGCGCGGGTCTTCCCCTCCGACACCGGGTTGTCGGTGTACTTCCGGGACATCTCCGAACGCGTCGAAGACCAGCAAGCGCTCGAAGCGAGCGAAGCACGGTTTCGCGCCCTGTTCGAGGGAACGCTCGACGCGCTCGTCCTCGCGGACGACAGCGGCGAGTACCTCGACGCGAACCCGGCCGCGTGCGACCTGTTCGGCCTGCCGCGAGCCGAACTGGTCGGCCGGTCGGTGGCGGACTTCGCGTCCCAGGAGTTCGACTTCGAGAGCGCGTGGAGCGCGTTCCTCGACGCCGGGTCGATGCGCGGCGAGTTCGAACTCGTGCGTCCGGACGGCGACACGCGAGTCGCCGACTTCGCCGCCCGCGCCGATATCCGCCCGGGCGAACACCTCTCGGTCCTCCGCGACATCACCGAACGCGTCGAACGGGAGCGCCAACTGGAGGTCCAGCGCGACGAACTCGCGCATCTGAACCACATCAACCGGCTGGTCCGGGAGGTGAATCTGGCCATCGTCGGGGCCGACACGCCGAACGAGGTCCTGTCGGGGGTCTGTCGACGGCTGGTCGCCGCCGACGTCTACCAGCACGCGCTCGTCGCCACCGAGACGGCCGGGGGTCGATTCGAGGTCGCGGCCGCGTCGGGGCTCACGGCCGGGGCCGCCGAGGCCGTCGTCGCCGCGTTCGAGCGCGAACTGACGGCGGCCGGCCGGCGCGCGACGTCGGTCATCGCGCCGACGCCGGCGGTGGTCCGCTCGACGGTCGACGCCGACGTGTTCGGCTGTTTCCCGCTCGCGTACGGGGAGACGGTCCACGGGGTGTTGGTGATCGGGGCGGACCGGAGCGGCGAGACACCCGTCCTCGTCGGGGAGGAACAGCATCTCCTCGACGACCTCGGCACGACCGTCGGGAAGGCCATCACGGCCGTGACTGCCCGCCGCCTCCTCCACGCGGACGAGGTGGTGACCCTGGAGTTCACCGTCGACGACGCCGACGACGTCTTCAACGAACTGAGTCGACGAGTGGATGCGAGGGTGACGGTGACCGCGCTCGTCCCGATCGCCGACGGTCGACACGCGTGTTATCTCACGATGGACGGCTCGGACGTCACGGACGAGTGGGACGCCGAGACGCTCTGTGAGGCGGTCGAATCGCTGGACGGGGTCGGGGCCTGCCGCATCATCTCGGCCGACGACGACATCCAACTCGAAGTACACGCCGACAGTTCGCCCGCGCTGGCGCTCGAGGCGCAGGGGACGCACGTCCGGACAGTGACCTCGACGAATGGCCAGGGGACACTCGTCGTCGAGGTGCCGGCGGAGTCGAACGTCAGGAACCTCGTCTCGGGCCTGGTCGCGGACTACCCACAGACGCGGCTCGTGCGTAAACTCACAGAGCGCCGCTCGACGACGCGTGCGGGCTACGTCGGCGGGGGACTCTCGACGACCGACGACGCGACACGGTCGCTCACCGAGAAGCAACTCGCCGCGCTCCGGGCGGCGTACGCCGGCGGGTACTACGACTGGCCCCGGCGCGGAAGCAGCGCACAGGAACTCGCCGAAGCGCTCGGGGTGGCTCCCGCGACCTACCACCAGCACCTCCGCGCCGCCGAGGGGAAACTCGTCGGGGCGTTCTTCCGGTAGCGTCGGCGGCGACGCTCGTGTGGCCGGAGGACGCTCACCCGTTCGCCTCGCCGGACTCCGCGTCTCGGACAGTCCGCGTCCAACGCGAGAAACGGTCTGAGCGCGGTGAAGAGGGTCACGACCCACGACCCAGACGAGTCTCGGGG
Coding sequences:
- a CDS encoding bacterio-opsin activator domain-containing protein produces the protein MATSPGPGSGSFPEARFYRLAMQSLPDTVFVASSDGRISWVCDNVSAVFGPEPATIVESETVASLLSPAFVDPLAPDTRRLENQPVTVTDSDGVAHHFLVTVTRMVDDEADEVDAVGADEVDAVDGPLVYACRDVTDTERLRGELAELFDRITDGFVALDTEFVITDVNDHAVELFGRPRTDLVGTHLWSFSPDPESTRAFELFPLALETGEPLSYETYFEPQDRWYEARVFPSDTGLSVYFRDISERVEDQQALEASEARFRALFEGTLDALVLADDSGEYLDANPAACDLFGLPRAELVGRSVADFASQEFDFESAWSAFLDAGSMRGEFELVRPDGDTRVADFAARADIRPGEHLSVLRDITERVERERQLEVQRDELAHLNHINRLVREVNLAIVGADTPNEVLSGVCRRLVAADVYQHALVATETAGGRFEVAAASGLTAGAAEAVVAAFERELTAAGRRATSVIAPTPAVVRSTVDADVFGCFPLAYGETVHGVLVIGADRSGETPVLVGEEQHLLDDLGTTVGKAITAVTARRLLHADEVVTLEFTVDDADDVFNELSRRVDARVTVTALVPIADGRHACYLTMDGSDVTDEWDAETLCEAVESLDGVGACRIISADDDIQLEVHADSSPALALEAQGTHVRTVTSTNGQGTLVVEVPAESNVRNLVSGLVADYPQTRLVRKLTERRSTTRAGYVGGGLSTTDDATRSLTEKQLAALRAAYAGGYYDWPRRGSSAQELAEALGVAPATYHQHLRAAEGKLVGAFFR
- a CDS encoding dihydrofolate reductase, whose translation is MSESDVEYVLVAAVAANGVIGREGEMPWHLPADLRHFKETTTGHPVVMGRRTYESIAAQLGGPLPDRHSVVLSSHDLDLPAGATVVGSVEAARRAATDAAARMGVETVYVVGGATVYEQFLPDADRLVLTELREAYEGDTTFPAYDEDGWAEVERESHDGFDFVTYERA
- the thyA gene encoding thymidylate synthase; protein product: MQQYLDLVDDVLASGTYKPNRTGVDTIAGFSTHYTVDLSEGFPLLTTKDLSGFRWNSLVHEVLWYLSGEEHIRSLREETGIWDAWADEEGRLDTAYGRFWRRFPVPDESQQLPGESWPDDAHRWVSEGAFDQIQYVLDTLEENPNSRRMVVNAWHPANAAVSTLPPCHYTFVFNVQGGKLNCHLTQRSGDIALGVPFNIAAYAMLAQAVAAQTGFELGQFGHTIVDAHVYCGTGQRGDWYADNLDRLQSRLAAVGSKAEYRDVREWLESAAPPEAADEERYDHVPGLLEQCSREPGPKPTLDIAEKPLDDLTFDDIVLSGYEPDAGIRFAVAE